The following proteins are co-located in the Spinactinospora alkalitolerans genome:
- a CDS encoding acyl-CoA dehydrogenase family protein — MDPSMAVFSGVHTGLAMGSIYAGGDQEQRDRWLPAMASMEKIGAFT, encoded by the coding sequence GTGGACCCGTCCATGGCGGTGTTCTCCGGCGTGCACACCGGCCTGGCCATGGGCAGCATCTACGCGGGCGGCGACCAGGAGCAGCGCGACCGGTGGCTGCCCGCCATGGCGTCGATGGAGAAGATCGGCGCCTTCACCTAG
- a CDS encoding acyl-CoA dehydrogenase family protein, whose amino-acid sequence MPKPAIADSDFFGYAELMPESERAELARIREYLEAEIKPLADACWEKAEFPLEAIGRFAELRLAGYSYPEYGTGPSAARCSPGSSASN is encoded by the coding sequence ATGCCCAAACCCGCCATCGCCGACTCCGACTTCTTCGGCTACGCCGAGCTCATGCCCGAGTCCGAGCGCGCCGAGCTCGCCCGGATCCGGGAGTACCTGGAGGCGGAGATCAAACCGCTGGCCGACGCCTGCTGGGAGAAGGCGGAGTTCCCCCTCGAGGCGATCGGGAGGTTCGCCGAACTGCGTCTGGCCGGATACTCCTACCCCGAATACGGGACGGGACCGTCCGCAGCCCGCTGTTCGCCGGGTTCCTCAGCCTCGAACTGA
- a CDS encoding YcaO-like family protein, giving the protein MVGGEGAGPLPLPPAPGNAAWSGARERELPLAEAERRVHAEIRALGWRSRYRVLDEDEPTATQCELWHSDGTEVPYGLGSGKGLSAPARVGAQFEALEHALSGPLVFDSLPVRLCDAADLLSGPFGADRAVRDAARQPGARLACLRHSALDGGPDFDVPLFLWAPWYPVPTPGMLERRSRLGDTADYRSMLSYSVNTGCAIGATDDEALLHALNEWAERDAFSLFLLCGVYDRGPMPARIPREALPGFLRERLDRAAAVVGGPVVLLDLTTDLGVPVVMAYAPALAGSSARYYGLGASLSGETAVERAVTEFVQGELLAGVVAEHAAAPRERPARRPAERPTFDQVVAEHDIAAAVRERLAGHPRLLACAHLDFADRLADAPVAGVPPETVPPGTPVARQRAAVVERIAAAGHRVAAHRLAVLEHGTTVVQVQCPGLERFHLITKGHLALPGERGRRLRARDRV; this is encoded by the coding sequence ATGGTCGGAGGGGAGGGGGCCGGGCCCCTTCCCCTCCCGCCCGCTCCGGGGAACGCCGCCTGGTCGGGCGCGCGCGAGCGCGAACTGCCCCTCGCCGAGGCGGAGCGGCGGGTGCACGCCGAGATCCGCGCCCTGGGATGGCGCTCCCGCTACCGGGTGCTCGACGAGGACGAGCCCACCGCGACCCAGTGCGAGCTCTGGCACTCCGACGGGACCGAGGTCCCCTACGGCCTGGGCAGCGGGAAGGGACTGAGCGCGCCCGCCCGCGTGGGGGCGCAGTTCGAGGCCCTGGAGCACGCGCTCAGCGGCCCGCTCGTCTTCGACTCCCTGCCCGTGCGGCTCTGCGACGCCGCCGACCTCCTCTCCGGCCCGTTCGGCGCCGACCGCGCGGTCCGCGACGCCGCCCGGCAGCCCGGCGCCCGGCTCGCGTGCCTGCGCCATTCCGCGCTCGACGGCGGCCCCGACTTCGACGTCCCGCTGTTCCTGTGGGCGCCGTGGTATCCCGTCCCCACGCCGGGAATGCTGGAGCGCCGTTCGCGGCTCGGCGACACCGCCGACTACCGGTCGATGCTGTCCTACAGCGTCAACACCGGCTGCGCCATCGGCGCCACCGACGACGAGGCGCTGCTGCACGCGCTGAACGAGTGGGCGGAGCGTGACGCGTTCTCCCTGTTCCTGCTGTGCGGCGTCTACGACCGCGGGCCGATGCCCGCGCGCATCCCCCGCGAGGCGCTGCCCGGTTTCCTGCGCGAACGGCTGGACCGCGCGGCCGCCGTCGTCGGCGGCCCCGTCGTCCTGCTGGACCTGACCACCGACCTCGGCGTGCCCGTGGTCATGGCCTACGCGCCCGCTCTGGCCGGCTCCTCGGCGCGCTACTACGGGCTCGGCGCGTCGCTGTCGGGCGAAACGGCCGTGGAGCGCGCCGTCACCGAGTTCGTCCAGGGCGAGCTGCTCGCCGGGGTCGTGGCCGAGCACGCCGCCGCACCGCGCGAGCGCCCGGCCCGGCGCCCCGCGGAGCGCCCGACGTTCGACCAGGTCGTGGCCGAGCACGACATCGCAGCGGCGGTGCGCGAGCGGCTCGCCGGCCACCCGCGGCTGCTGGCCTGCGCCCACCTGGACTTCGCCGACCGCCTCGCCGACGCGCCGGTGGCCGGGGTCCCGCCCGAGACCGTCCCGCCCGGGACCCCGGTGGCGCGGCAGCGCGCCGCGGTCGTGGAGCGGATCGCCGCCGCCGGGCACCGGGTCGCGGCGCACCGGCTCGCGGTGCTGGAGCACGGCACGACGGTGGTCCAGGTGCAGTGCCCCGGCCTGGAGCGGTTCCACCTGATCACCAAGGGCCACCTCGCGCTCCCCGGGGAGCGCGGCCGCCGCCTGCGCGCCCGCGACCGGGTGTGA
- a CDS encoding SAM-dependent methyltransferase, whose product MATSESDLPARVDALMNGAWLLAALAAAAGGRPLSEEHGALLGAAGYAERGPEGWRLPPAHRAVLADRADAFPAQIARILRDAADAAEGRGGGAAEAHDGEDDDAALVSAGRSSGEHMAGFLDLLAARAPGFGDLLRRDGLRFLDVGTGTGAIAATVVARVPGARAVGLDVQPRILRLAEERLADRGLLDRVELRLQDVADLAETGAYDLAWLPLSVIAPEAAVRALPRVRAALRPGGRLICATALRGGRPDGTGAVREAVIRWRAARRGITPWPPAELAERLTAAGYHGIREVETPPHGMAVVIAEAPR is encoded by the coding sequence ATGGCGACATCGGAATCGGACCTGCCGGCCCGCGTCGACGCGTTGATGAACGGCGCGTGGCTGCTCGCGGCGCTGGCCGCGGCGGCGGGCGGGCGGCCCCTGTCCGAGGAGCACGGCGCGCTCCTCGGAGCCGCCGGGTACGCCGAACGCGGCCCCGAGGGCTGGCGGCTGCCGCCCGCCCACCGCGCGGTGCTGGCGGACCGGGCCGACGCCTTCCCGGCCCAGATCGCCCGGATCCTGCGCGACGCCGCCGACGCCGCCGAGGGACGCGGCGGGGGCGCCGCCGAGGCGCACGACGGCGAGGACGACGACGCCGCTCTCGTCTCGGCCGGGAGGTCCTCCGGCGAGCACATGGCCGGGTTCCTGGACCTGCTGGCGGCGCGCGCCCCCGGTTTCGGCGACCTGCTGCGCCGGGACGGCCTGCGCTTCCTCGACGTCGGCACCGGGACCGGCGCCATCGCGGCGACGGTGGTCGCCCGGGTCCCGGGCGCCCGCGCCGTCGGGCTGGACGTCCAGCCGCGGATCCTGCGCCTCGCCGAGGAGCGGTTGGCCGACCGCGGCCTCCTCGACCGCGTCGAGCTGCGGTTGCAGGACGTCGCCGACCTCGCCGAGACCGGAGCCTACGACCTGGCGTGGCTGCCGCTGTCGGTCATCGCGCCGGAGGCCGCCGTCCGGGCCCTGCCGCGCGTGCGCGCCGCCCTGCGCCCCGGAGGCCGGCTGATCTGCGCCACCGCGCTGCGCGGCGGGCGGCCGGACGGGACCGGCGCCGTGCGGGAGGCCGTCATCCGGTGGCGGGCGGCCCGCAGGGGCATCACCCCGTGGCCCCCGGCCGAACTGGCCGAACGGCTGACCGCGGCCGGCTACCACGGCATCCGGGAGGTCGAGACGCCCCCGCACGGCATGGCCGTCGTCATCGCCGAGGCCCCGCGCTGA
- a CDS encoding phytoene desaturase family protein produces the protein MSADVVIIGSGPNGLAAGVVMARSGLSVEIHEAAAEAGGGLRSAPLFDSSVVHDVCSAVHPMAAASRFFREFDLAGRGVELLQPEIGFAHPLDGGRAGLAYRDLDRTCDRLGADGARWRDLMLPLVRRSEAMVDLLLSDQRRLPADPRALSLLPRLPTRILRHGTAWSRHLFSGPEAPALLAGAEAHAVTGLPSLPAAAVGLLLGHLAHSSGWPVARGGSARIADALIEDFTAHGGRVHTGSPVTDIRQVRSARAVLLDLAPRGVLDVAGPLLPAGYRGRLERYRYGPGAAKVDFLVSEPIPWAVPEIGRAGTVHLGGDQMEVFARETAVARGALPAEPFVLLSEPMAADPSRGAPGRRPVWAYAHVPNGDPGDPVAAVRSRIERFAPGFGDTVLASRGVPAAAMESYNPNYVGGDIGAGAIGIRQMLARPALRWDPYRTPLKGVYLCSAATPPGPGVHGMAGYHAARSALRTEFGIHAPPSLSPRRS, from the coding sequence GTGTCTGCTGATGTGGTCATCATCGGGTCGGGTCCCAACGGGCTGGCCGCCGGTGTCGTCATGGCGCGCAGCGGCCTCAGCGTGGAGATCCACGAGGCCGCGGCGGAGGCCGGGGGCGGTCTGCGCAGCGCGCCGCTCTTCGACTCCTCCGTCGTGCACGACGTCTGCTCCGCCGTCCACCCCATGGCGGCGGCCTCGCGGTTCTTCCGCGAGTTCGACCTCGCCGGGCGCGGCGTCGAGCTGCTCCAGCCCGAGATCGGCTTCGCGCACCCGCTGGACGGCGGCCGCGCCGGGCTCGCCTACCGCGATCTGGACCGGACCTGCGACCGGCTCGGCGCCGACGGCGCGCGGTGGCGCGACCTGATGCTGCCGCTGGTGCGGCGCAGCGAGGCAATGGTGGACCTGCTGCTCTCCGACCAGCGCCGGCTCCCCGCCGACCCGCGCGCCCTGTCCCTGCTGCCCCGGTTGCCGACCCGGATCCTGCGGCACGGGACCGCGTGGTCCCGGCACCTCTTCTCCGGCCCCGAGGCCCCCGCGCTGCTCGCCGGCGCGGAGGCGCACGCCGTCACCGGGCTGCCGAGCCTGCCGGCCGCGGCCGTGGGCCTACTGCTCGGCCACCTGGCCCACAGCAGCGGCTGGCCCGTCGCGCGCGGCGGCAGCGCGCGCATCGCCGACGCGCTGATCGAGGACTTCACCGCGCACGGGGGCCGAGTGCACACCGGCAGCCCGGTCACCGACATCCGGCAGGTGCGGTCCGCGCGCGCCGTGCTGCTGGACCTCGCCCCGCGCGGGGTGCTCGACGTCGCCGGCCCGCTGCTGCCCGCCGGGTACCGCGGGCGGCTGGAGCGCTACCGCTACGGGCCGGGCGCGGCAAAGGTCGACTTCCTGGTCTCCGAGCCGATCCCCTGGGCCGTGCCGGAGATCGGCCGGGCCGGCACCGTGCACCTCGGCGGCGACCAGATGGAGGTGTTCGCGCGCGAGACCGCCGTGGCCCGCGGCGCGCTCCCGGCCGAGCCGTTCGTGCTGCTGTCGGAGCCGATGGCCGCCGACCCGTCCCGGGGCGCCCCCGGCAGGCGGCCGGTCTGGGCCTACGCGCACGTGCCCAACGGCGACCCCGGCGACCCGGTGGCGGCGGTCCGGTCGCGGATCGAGCGCTTCGCCCCCGGGTTCGGCGACACCGTCCTGGCCTCCCGCGGCGTGCCCGCGGCCGCGATGGAGTCCTACAACCCCAACTACGTCGGCGGCGACATCGGAGCGGGGGCCATCGGGATCCGGCAGATGCTCGCCCGCCCCGCCCTCCGGTGGGACCCGTACCGCACCCCGCTCAAGGGGGTCTACCTCTGCTCGGCGGCGACCCCGCCCGGCCCCGGCGTGCACGGGATGGCGGGCTACCACGCCGCCCGGAGCGCGCTGCGCACCGAGTTCGGCATCCACGCGCCGCCCTCGCTGAGCCCCCGCCGGTCCTGA